From a single Thermothielavioides terrestris NRRL 8126 chromosome 1, complete sequence genomic region:
- a CDS encoding TAF5-like protein (WD40[cd00200], WD40 domain and LisH[pfam08513]) encodes MSNPMPQGVAPGSAGGPYSAQPQSAGGPGSGSGTAAVTSSSSNPASAQNLNQIVTDYLKKKGFTKTEAVFRQETAYLGPDGRPAQRNDDPGPKKYLKAFLLLRNWIENNLDIYKFELRKLLWPVFVYSYLELVSQGYTDDAKHLLDTLRPQFDDAYQESIALLGTVTLPQHVNENQTTRLYRENKYRIPLNQSLSGNLFHFLEREADEGGATITYILQTHCSVETSARGPIEPYSFEAIYRRAQNLDLDEVDAQEGIPGVFTGVSNRDVLDTSAKLKLGPLPMEPELKDDVRAELEEEDQRHPPADGRPTLVEEFDKRIKREESADAPSRADLPLPASRARDVVMEMQKVRENRDRFRIEGRTGGIGIPVSACMFTFHNTLGSVSCMDFSQDHQLVAVGTMDSYIRVWSLDGKPLKTSLENEKDLKVNNRKLIGHSGPVYGLSFSDSITNLDRNIYGDTDDKKPDTSTKLLLSCSADGQVRLWSLDVWACLCIYKAHDGPVFRVLWGPHGHYFATAGWDNTVRVFSQDHASAQRLMVGHDTSISALAWHPNGTYVFSASDEMDKTIRMWSIVTGNCVRIFTGHAHYISALQCAHNGKILASADAGGNIFLWDIEKGTRIKRCRGHGKGGIPSLSFSAESNVLVSGGLDGTVRIWDVELPADPNKTNPLTAGATQAGPQADGTVAGDTIAVGGSSDGRSITVGGGPAAQAPGTSTSGGVVGTGAAGTGKKKAKEVQVTPDQISAFATKKTPVMKVQFTRMNLIVAGGCYDPER; translated from the exons ATGTCGAATCCGATGCCCCAGGGTGTTGCGCCGGGGTCGGCCGGGGGGCCATACAGCGCTCAACCGCAGTCGGCAGGAGGacccggcagcggcagcggcaccgcggcagtgacgtcgagcagctcgaatCCGGCATCCGCCCAGAATCTCAATCAGATT GTTACAGACTATCTGAAGAAGAAAGGCTTCACCAAGACGGAAGCTGTTTTCCGGCAAGAAACAGCCTACCTGGGTCCGGATGGCCGGCCTGCGCAGCGGAACGACGATCCAGGTCCGAAGAAATATCTGAAGGCCTTTCTGCTGCTGAGGAACTGGATCGAAAACAACCTCGACATCTACAAA TTTGAGCTCAGGAAGCTCTTGTGGCCCGTGTTTGTCTACTCGTACCTGGAGCTTGTCAGCCAGGGCTACACCGACGATGCAAAGCACCTGCTGGACACCTTGAGGCCTCAATTCGACGACGCCTACCAAGAGTCCATCGCGCTCCTCGGCACCGTCACGCTGCCACAGCACGTCAACGAGAACCAGACTACGCGCCTCTACCGCGAGAACAAATACCGCATCCCTTTGAACCAGTCGCTCTCCGGCAATCTCTTCCATTTTCTGGAGCGCGAAgcggacgagggcggcgcgacGATCACTTATATCCTCCAAACCCACTGCAGCGTCGAGACCAGTGCGCGCGGTCCAATTGAGCCCTACAGCTTCGAAGCCATCTACCGTCGCGCCCAAAACCTCGACTTGGACGAGGTCGATGCGCAGGAGGGAATCCCGGGCGTGTTCACGGGCGTCTCTAACCGCGATGTTCTCGACACCAGCGCCAAGCTCAAACTCGGGCCGCTGCCCATGGAGCCTGAGCTGAAAGACGACGTCCGGGCTGAACTGGAGGAGGAAGACCAACGCCACCCGCCTGCAGACGGCCGGCCCACGCTTGTCGAAGAGTTCGACAAACGGATCAAGCGCGAGGAGAGCGCCGACGCGCCCTCGCGGGCGGACCTGCCACTTCCGGCCTCTCGCGCTCGGGATGTCGTGATGGAGATGCAGAAGGTGCGCGAGAACCGGGACCGGTTCCGGATCGAGGGCCGCaccggcggcatcggcattCCAGTGTCGGCCTGCATGTTCACGTTCCACAACACACTGGGGAG TGTGTCCTGCATGGACTTTTCACAGGACCACCAACTCGTGGCTGTTGGGACGATGGATTCCTACATCCGCGTGTGGTCCCTCGACGGCAAGCCGCTTAAGACGAGCCTCGAGAACGAGAAAGACCTCAAGGTGAACAACCGGAAGCTCATCGGACACTCGGGGCCCGTGTACGGCCTATCGTTCTCGGATTCGATCACCAACCTCGATCGCAACATCTACGGCGACACAGACGACAAGAAGCCCGACACCAGTACCAAGCTGCTGCTCTCATGTTCAGCCGACGGCCAGGTCAGGCTCTGGTCTCTGGACGTGTGGGCGTGCCTCTGCATCTACAAGGCACATGATGGCCCGGTATTCCGCGTGCTCTGGGGCCCTCACGGGCACTACTTTGCTACGGCCGGATGGGACAACACGGTCCGAGTCTTCTCGCAGGACCACGCCTCGGCGCAGCGGCTCATGGTCGGCCACGACACGAGCATCTCGGCGCTGGCCTGGCACCCCAACGGCACGTATGTGTTCTCGGCGTCGGACGAGATGGACAAGACAATTCGCATGTGGTCCATCGTCACGGGCAACTGCGTCCGCATCTTCACGGGCCACGCGCACTACATCAGCGCCCTGCAATGCGCCCACAACGGCAAGATCCTGgccagcgccgacgccggagGCAACATCTTCCTCTGGGATATTGAGAAGGGCACGCGCATCAAGCGGTGCCGCGGCCACGGGAAAGGCGGCATCCCGTCTCTCAGCTTCAGCGCCGAGTCCAACGTCCTCGTGTCCGGCGGTCTCGACGGCACCGTCCGCATCTGGGACGTCGAATTGCCGGCGGATCCCAACAAAACCAACCCGCTCACAGCCGGGGCCACTCAGGCGGGGCCCCAGGCGGACGGGACGGTGGCGGGCGACACCATCGCCGTGGGAGGCTCGTCGGACGGCCGCAGCATCACGGTGGGCGGCggaccggcggcgcaggcgcccGGCACCAGCACGTCCGGAGGCGTCGTCGGCACCGGTGCGGCCGGCACGGGTaagaagaaggcgaaggaggtCCAGGTCACGCCGGACCAGATCAGCGCCTTCGCGACCAAGAAGACGCCGGTCATGAAGGTGCAGTTCACCAGGATGAATCTGATCGTAGCGGGCGGATGCTACGACCCGGAGCGTTAG